From Actinomyces procaprae:
CGCCACCAACGCCGGCAAGACCACCTTCCTGCGCGCGCTGGCCAACGAGATCCCGCCGTCCGAACGCCTCATCACCGTAGAGCGCGCGCTGGAGCTGGGGCTCGGTGAATTCGCCGACCTGCACCCCAACGTGGTCGCGTTCGAGGAGCGCCTGCCCAACTCCGAGGGCGCCGGCGCCATCACCATGGCGGACCTGGTGCGCCGCTCCCTGCGCATGAACCCCTCTCGCGTGATCGTCGGCGAGGTGCTGGGCGATGAGATCGTCACCATGCTCAACGCCATGAGCCAGGGCAACGACGGCTCACTGTCCACCATCCACGCCAACTCCTCGGCTGAGGTGTTCAATCGCATCGCCACCTACGCCATCCAGTCCGCCGAGCACCTGCCGCAGGACGCCACCAACCTGCTGATCGCGGGCGCCGTTGACTTCGTCATCTTCCTCACCCGTGAGAACCGGTTCAGCGAGGGCGGCTCCATGCGTCGTTACGTGGCCTCCGTGCGGGAGGTCAACGGAGTGGACGGGAGGGTGCTGTCCAGTGAGATCTTCGCCGACGACGGCTCCGGGCACGCCCAGCCGGCGGCGCCCATCGAATGCGTCGCGGACCTGATCGAGGCCGGCTACGACCCGGCCGCCGCCTACGCGCGGGGGGCCCGATGAACAGCTCCACAGCCATGGCCGCCCTGCTGGCCGGTGCGCTCATCGGCACCGGGCTGTTCCTGCTGATCGCCTTCGCCCTGGGCGCTGACCCCCTGCCCGCCCGCGTTCCGGGGGCCGACGGCGGACGGCAGCTGCTCGCCGGCCGCCCGCTGCGTCGGTTCATCCTGGCCGGCGGCGTCACCGTCGCCGTGCTGGTGCTGACTCGCTGGATCGTACTGGCGGCGGCCGGCGGCGTGTTGGTGGTGGTATGGCCGCTGCTGTTCGGCGGCGCCCGCCAGGAGCGGGAGGCGGCGGCCAGAATCGAGGCGCTGGCGACTTGGGCGGAGTCCTTGCGCGACACGATCGCCGGAGCCGTCGGCCTGGAACAGGCCATCCCCGCCACCGTCTACGCCGCGGCCCCGGTTATTCGCGAGGACCTGGCGCTGCTGGCCGACCGGATGCGCGTGCGCGTGCCCCTGGCCACCGCCCTGCGCCAGTTCGCCGACGACCTCGACGACCCGACCGCCGACCTGATCGTATCGGCGCTGATCATGAACTCGCGGCTGCGCGGCCCCGGGCTGCGCCAGCTGCTGGGCTCGCTGGCCGACACGGCCCGCGCCGAGCTGGACATGCGCCAGCGCGTCTCCGCCTCCCGCGCCGGGACCCGGCGCTCGGCCCAGATCGTCGTGGTGTTCTCCGTGATCGTCATGCTGGGGCTCGCACTGTTCAACCGGAGCTTCGTGGAGCCCTACGCCAGCGCGCAGGGCCAGCTGGTCCTGCTGGTGGTGGTCGGACTGTTCACCGTGGGCCTGATGTGGATGCGGCACCTTGCCGGCGTGGTGCTCCCACGCCGTTTCCTGACCGTCACGAACGGGGGCGCCGCATGAGCATCTGGATCCTGGTAGGCGGCGCCGTCAGCGGTGCCGGGCTGCTCCTGCTGGCGGTGCTCATCGCTCCGCCGCGTATCCAGCCCGCACCCGCACTGGCCGAGCTGGACACGCTGCGGGACGAGACCAGGCTGCGCCGCGACGCCCGGCGCCTCAACCCCGCCGAGCGCGCCCTGCCCGACTGGCTCGACACGGTCGGCTTCCGTGCGGCAGCGCTACTGCGGCGCACCGGAATCGACCTGGGGTCCCTGAGCGCCGACCTGGCCGTCATGGGCAGGTCCCTGGAACGGCACCTGGTGACCTCGCTGCTGTACGGGCTGGTCGCATTCACCGCACCGCTGGCCCTGGTGGGGGCGGCAACCGCGCTCGGAACGATCACCTCCTGGGAGACCCCGGTCCTGGCGTGCATCGTGCTCGGCCTGCTGGCCCTGATCCTGCCCACTGCCCGGTTGCGCGGGCAGGCCGACGAGGCGCGCCGCGACTTCCGGCACGTGGTGGGCTCCTACCTGGACCTGGTGTCAATGTCCCTGGCCGCCGGCCGGGGCGTGCCCGAGGCCCTCGACGCGGCCTCGACCC
This genomic window contains:
- a CDS encoding CpaF family protein, producing MSVDQNLVRTMREEVAELLAKQRHDDAASGIPPMTPEDERQFARALIGRVLEQYARTEIAAGRSPLDAQAEEEVSQGIHAALFGVGRLQPLLEDPDVENVDINGYDNVFIQYADGREERGAPVADSDDELVELVQVLGSYSGLASRPFDSANPQLDLRLPDGSRLSAVMDVCSRPAVSVRRARLDKVGLDELVGLGTLSPRLAAFCSAAVRARKNIMIAGATNAGKTTFLRALANEIPPSERLITVERALELGLGEFADLHPNVVAFEERLPNSEGAGAITMADLVRRSLRMNPSRVIVGEVLGDEIVTMLNAMSQGNDGSLSTIHANSSAEVFNRIATYAIQSAEHLPQDATNLLIAGAVDFVIFLTRENRFSEGGSMRRYVASVREVNGVDGRVLSSEIFADDGSGHAQPAAPIECVADLIEAGYDPAAAYARGAR
- a CDS encoding type II secretion system F family protein, which codes for MNSSTAMAALLAGALIGTGLFLLIAFALGADPLPARVPGADGGRQLLAGRPLRRFILAGGVTVAVLVLTRWIVLAAAGGVLVVVWPLLFGGARQEREAAARIEALATWAESLRDTIAGAVGLEQAIPATVYAAAPVIREDLALLADRMRVRVPLATALRQFADDLDDPTADLIVSALIMNSRLRGPGLRQLLGSLADTARAELDMRQRVSASRAGTRRSAQIVVVFSVIVMLGLALFNRSFVEPYASAQGQLVLLVVVGLFTVGLMWMRHLAGVVLPRRFLTVTNGGAA
- a CDS encoding type II secretion system F family protein; the encoded protein is MSIWILVGGAVSGAGLLLLAVLIAPPRIQPAPALAELDTLRDETRLRRDARRLNPAERALPDWLDTVGFRAAALLRRTGIDLGSLSADLAVMGRSLERHLVTSLLYGLVAFTAPLALVGAATALGTITSWETPVLACIVLGLLALILPTARLRGQADEARRDFRHVVGSYLDLVSMSLAAGRGVPEALDAASTLSDDPAMVRIRDALAAARLRGETPWAAMGGLGDQLRIDELRDLSAALGLVAEDGAKIRESLAARATSMRRRELADAEGKAGESSESMLVAQLIIAMGFIVFLVYPALAGIMGGT